The Euwallacea fornicatus isolate EFF26 chromosome 3, ASM4011564v1, whole genome shotgun sequence genome has a segment encoding these proteins:
- the LOC136350460 gene encoding epidermal growth factor receptor kinase substrate 8-like, with protein sequence MAYRNGYSRDSRDLDRDRDMRGDGKPPVHIIEHLATFSISQEMGILYPIDGMRKLRQMEQTNGIWSQKMQLCLDQSWVLILDESGTIVEKFPATAIQDPTAFMSTEPMDMYNNILVFIITDQSSHPPEMQMHIFQCQSISAQDLVEDLKMLRLGKTPNRSRPSSIPPPTHKSPQPIVNPSRDHNRDYFNQRSDSELTEINDDASSTTSEKYERDVTILNHCFDDIEKFIARLQHSAAAHKELESKRRNRRNRRRDMGDGMLTMRAKPPPEKEFIDIFQKFKLSFNLLAKLKAHIHDPNAPELVHFLFTPLALIVESAHDYYFDQHIPQNVVAPLLTRDAITLLMNCVTSKETELWHSLGNEWQVPKEQYRGHVPSYHPVFMDGWSPEYPVDEPDIGDKSYVPEDDDSDSNFIPPIGESTAKSDISLDSIEIKEDKGFGIGQERFLEDLQNKNANIVQVTYPRTANNDKELTVVRGEFLEILDSSRKWWKARNSKGQVAHVPNTIVTQYHSSKFSPQLRAPIHREESPPNSRYPGQSSNDDYRIQTKPAESIRNERTETPPPPPPDEPPVPIPPPPPPAGSLPPPPPPPAADPPKSELKRTISRQSMASDITDAMHVELHSVLTLMRLKEKQRPPLDIKSTPETYINQKSNPKEVQDWLKAKDFDEATCSKFKGVSGYQLLGMEKPELEKACGDKIGSRLYSFLLVQKSVSGFKTYRSSELQKLLAKQRQKIENKPEIEKLDDPN encoded by the exons ATGGCCTACAGAAACGGTTACTCCCGGGACAGCAGAGACCTGGACAGGGACAGAGACATGAGAGGAGACGGCAAACCCCCGGTGCACATCATCGAACATCTCGCGACCTTCAGCATCTCCCAGGAAATGGGGATTCTCTATCCCATAGACGGCATGAGGAAGCTGCGGCAGATGGAACAGACGAACGGTATCTGGTCGCAAAAGATGCAGCTCTGCTTGGACCAGTCGTGGGTCTTGATCTTGGATGAATCAGGC ACCATAGTAGAGAAATTTCCGGCCACTGCAATCCAAGATCCCACAGCGTTCATGAGTACCGAACCGATGGACATGTATAACAACATTCTGGTGTTCATAATAACGGATCAGTCCTCGCATCCACCAGAAATGCAGATGCACATATTTCAG TGCCAAAGCATATCCGCCCAGGACTTGGTCGAAGATTTGAAAATGCTCAGGCTGGGGAAAACCCCTAACAGAAGCCGTCCGAGTAGCATCCCACCCCCGACGCACAAATCCCCGCAACCCATAGTAAACCCGTCCCGGGATCACAACAGGGACTACTTCAATCAAAGGTCCGACTCGGAATTAACCGAGATCAATGATGACGCTAGTTCCACTACTAGTGAAAAGTACGAAAGAGACGTGACGATCCTCAATCACTGCTTTGACGACATTGAGAAGTTCATCGCGAGACTGCAACACTCGGCTGCCGCTCATAAGGAGTTGGAGAGCAAGAGGAGGAATCGCAGGAACAGGAGGCGCGATATGGGCGACGGGATGTTGACCATGAGGGCCAAGCCGCCTCCGGAGAAGGAGTTCATAGATATTTTCCAAAAGTTCAAGTTGTCCTTCAACCTATTGGCAAAGTTGAAGGCTCATATACATGACCCCAACGCCCCCGAATTAGTCCACTTTCTCTTCACTCCCCTGGCATTGATCGTGGAATCAGCCCACGACTACTACTTCGACCAACACATTCCGCAGAACGTTGTGGCTCCACTGTTGACACGTGACGCCATAACTTTACTGATGAATTGCGTCACGAGCAAGGAGACCGAGCTGTGGCACTCGTTGGGCAATGAGTGGCAGGTACCAAAGGAACAGTATCGAGGTCACGTGCCATCTTATCATCCAGTGTTCATGGACGGCTGGTCCCCGGAGTATCCAGTCGACGAGCCGGACATTGGGGACAAGAGCTACGTTCCGGAAGATGACGACTCCGATAGCAATTTCATACCTCCCATCGGAGAGAGCACGGCCAAGAGTGATATTTCCTTGGACTCGATAGAGATCAAGGAGGACAAAGGGTTCGGAATCGGACAAGAGAGGTTTTTGGAGGACCTTCAAAACAAGAATGCTAATATTGTCCAAGTCACGTATCCGAGGACTGCCAACAACGACAAAGAGTTGACCGTGGTGAGGGGAGAATTCTTGGAG ATTTTAGATAGCAGTAGGAAATGGTGGAAGGCCAGAAACAGCAAAGGACAAGTGGCCCACGTACCGAACACCATAGTAACACAGTACCACTCGAGCAAGTTCAGCCCTCAGCTGCGGGCACCAATTCACAGAGAA GAGTCTCCCCCGAATTCGCGATATCCAGGCCAAAGCTCCAACGATGATTACAGGATTCAGACCAAGCCGGCGGAGTCCATAAGAAACGAGAGGACCG AAACGCCGCCACCGCCGCCACCTGACGAACCTCCAGTCCCCATtcctccccctccccctccaGCTGGATCATTACCTCCTCCTCCGCCCCCACCAGCAGCAGATCCTCCAAAGTCTGAATTAAAGAGGACCATCTCTCGGCAGTCCATGGCTTCAGACATCACTGATGCCATGCACGTGGAACTGCACAGCGTCCTAACGTTAATGAGgctgaaagaaaaacaaagacCACCCCTCGACATCAAATCTACCCCGGAGACTTACATAAACCAGAAGAGTAACCCGAAAGAAGTACAGGACTGGTTGAAAGCTAAAGATTTCGATGAGGCGACGTGCAGTAAGTTCAAGGGGGTGTCGGGTTACCAACTTCTGGGCATGGAAAAGCCGGAATTGGAGAAGGCTTGTGGAGACAAAATCGGCAGTCgactttattcatttttacttGTACAGAAGTCTGTTAGCGGG TTCAAAACGTACCGAAGCTCGGAGTTGCAGAAACTATTAGCAAAGCAGAGGCAGAAGATAGAAAATAAACCAGAGATTGAGAAATTGGATGACCCCAATTGA
- the LOC136350691 gene encoding adenosylhomocysteinase-like 1 isoform X1: MSESIEIRTIISNRNSQVSDSPVTDPAAGSKGLEGSNAFVCQRSKLETKTSALKKSSRYRSRSLSASSTDSYSSASYTGSSSDDDNVSPREKVQTNSSGNSDFCVRNITQHAFGRREIEIAEQEMPGIMALRKRAADDKPLKNAKIVGCTHINAQTAVLIETLAALGANLRWAACNIYSTQNEVAAALAEAGFSMFAWRGETEEDFWWCIDKCVNAENWQPNMILDDGGDATHLMLKKYPVMFKMIKGIVEESVTGVHRLYQLSKGGKLTVPAMNVNDSVTKTKYDNLYSCRESIIDSLKRSTDVMFGGKQVIICGYGEVGKGCSQALKGFGCVVYVTEIDPICALQACMDGFRVIKINEVIRNVDIVISATGNKNVVTREHMDKMKNGCIVCNMGHSNTEIDINSLRTPDLTWEKVRSQVDHVIWPDGKRIILLAEGRLVNLSCSSLPSFVVSITSATQALALIELFNAPPGRYKSDVYLLPKKMDEYVASLHLPTFDAHLTELTDEQAKYMGLNKAGPFKPNYYRY, encoded by the exons GGTTTGGAAGGAAGCAACGCTTTTGTCTGCCAAAGGTCTAAGTTG gaaactAAAACAAGCGCCTTGAAAAAATCTAGCAGGTACCGAAGCCGATCCCTATCCGCCAGTTCAACAGATTCATATAGCTCGG cCTCTTACACAGGTAGTTCCAGCGATGATGACAATGTTTCTCCCAGGGAAAAGGTTCAAACTAACTCGTCGGGAAATTCGGATTTTTGCGTCCGGAATATCACACAACATGCCTTTGGACGGCGTGAAATAGAAATCGCAGAGCAAg AAATGCCCGGTATTATGGCACTAAGAAAAAGAGCAGCTGATGATAAACCCTTAAAGAATGCTAAAATCGTTGGTTGTACCCACATCAACGCGCAAACAGCGGTTCTAATAGAAACCTTAGCAGCTTTGGGTGCAAATTTGCGTTGGGCCGCTTGCAATATATATTCTACTCAG aaTGAAGTGGCTGCTGCTCTAGCTGAAGCAGGTTTTTCTATGTTCGCCTGGCGCGGCGAGACAGAGGAAGATTTCTGGTGGTGTATCGATAAATGCGTTAATGCGGAAAATTGGCAACCCAACATGATACTAGACGATGGTGGAGATGCTACCCACCTCATGTTGAAAAAGTACCCTGTTATGTTTAAGATGATTAAAG GTATAGTAGAAGAAAGTGTGACAGGCGTTCACCGCCTTTACCAACTTTCGAAAGGCGGCAAATTGACTGTGCCTGCCATGAACGTTAACGACTCTGtaactaaaacaaaatatgaCAATTTGTACAGTTGTCGAGAATCTATAATTGATAGCTTAAAGCGATCGACTGATGTAATGTTTGGTGGAAAGCAGGTTATTATTTGTGGATATGGAGAGGTTGGAAAGGGGTGCAGTCAGGCGCTGAAGGGGTTCGGTTGTGTTGTTTACGTTACAGAAATTGACCCTATCTGCGCTTTGCAAGCTTG CATGGATGGATTCCGAGTTATCAAGATAAATGAAGTAATTCGTAACGTGGATATTGTCATATCCGCGACCGGCAATAAAAATGTGGTGACCAGAGAACACATggacaaaatgaaaaacggTTGCATTGTTTGTAACATGGGCCATTCAAATACCGAAATCGATATT AACAGCCTTAGAACCCCCGATTTGACGTGGGAAAAAGTGAGATCTCAAGTTGACCACGTAATATGGCCAGACGGTAAACGGATCATCTTATTAGCAGAAGGCAGATTAGTGAATTTGAGCTGCTCTAGTTTACCGTCATTCGTGGTTTCAATTACCTCCGCTACGCAAGCCTTAGCCTTAATAGAACTTTTTAATGCCCCTCCGGGACGGTATAAATCTGATGTTTATTTACTACCTAAGAAAATGG atGAATACGTGGCTAGTTTACATCTTCCTACGTTTGATGCCCATTTAACGGAATTAACTGATGAACAGGCAAAATATATGGGATTGAACAAGGCTGGCCCATTTAAACCCAATTATTATAG gTATTAA
- the LOC136350691 gene encoding adenosylhomocysteinase-like 1 isoform X2, translating to MSESIEIRTIISNRNSQVSDSPVTDPAAGSKGLEGSNAFVCQRSKLETKTSALKKSSRYRSRSLSASSTDSYSSGSSSDDDNVSPREKVQTNSSGNSDFCVRNITQHAFGRREIEIAEQEMPGIMALRKRAADDKPLKNAKIVGCTHINAQTAVLIETLAALGANLRWAACNIYSTQNEVAAALAEAGFSMFAWRGETEEDFWWCIDKCVNAENWQPNMILDDGGDATHLMLKKYPVMFKMIKGIVEESVTGVHRLYQLSKGGKLTVPAMNVNDSVTKTKYDNLYSCRESIIDSLKRSTDVMFGGKQVIICGYGEVGKGCSQALKGFGCVVYVTEIDPICALQACMDGFRVIKINEVIRNVDIVISATGNKNVVTREHMDKMKNGCIVCNMGHSNTEIDINSLRTPDLTWEKVRSQVDHVIWPDGKRIILLAEGRLVNLSCSSLPSFVVSITSATQALALIELFNAPPGRYKSDVYLLPKKMDEYVASLHLPTFDAHLTELTDEQAKYMGLNKAGPFKPNYYRY from the exons GGTTTGGAAGGAAGCAACGCTTTTGTCTGCCAAAGGTCTAAGTTG gaaactAAAACAAGCGCCTTGAAAAAATCTAGCAGGTACCGAAGCCGATCCCTATCCGCCAGTTCAACAGATTCATATAGCTCGG GTAGTTCCAGCGATGATGACAATGTTTCTCCCAGGGAAAAGGTTCAAACTAACTCGTCGGGAAATTCGGATTTTTGCGTCCGGAATATCACACAACATGCCTTTGGACGGCGTGAAATAGAAATCGCAGAGCAAg AAATGCCCGGTATTATGGCACTAAGAAAAAGAGCAGCTGATGATAAACCCTTAAAGAATGCTAAAATCGTTGGTTGTACCCACATCAACGCGCAAACAGCGGTTCTAATAGAAACCTTAGCAGCTTTGGGTGCAAATTTGCGTTGGGCCGCTTGCAATATATATTCTACTCAG aaTGAAGTGGCTGCTGCTCTAGCTGAAGCAGGTTTTTCTATGTTCGCCTGGCGCGGCGAGACAGAGGAAGATTTCTGGTGGTGTATCGATAAATGCGTTAATGCGGAAAATTGGCAACCCAACATGATACTAGACGATGGTGGAGATGCTACCCACCTCATGTTGAAAAAGTACCCTGTTATGTTTAAGATGATTAAAG GTATAGTAGAAGAAAGTGTGACAGGCGTTCACCGCCTTTACCAACTTTCGAAAGGCGGCAAATTGACTGTGCCTGCCATGAACGTTAACGACTCTGtaactaaaacaaaatatgaCAATTTGTACAGTTGTCGAGAATCTATAATTGATAGCTTAAAGCGATCGACTGATGTAATGTTTGGTGGAAAGCAGGTTATTATTTGTGGATATGGAGAGGTTGGAAAGGGGTGCAGTCAGGCGCTGAAGGGGTTCGGTTGTGTTGTTTACGTTACAGAAATTGACCCTATCTGCGCTTTGCAAGCTTG CATGGATGGATTCCGAGTTATCAAGATAAATGAAGTAATTCGTAACGTGGATATTGTCATATCCGCGACCGGCAATAAAAATGTGGTGACCAGAGAACACATggacaaaatgaaaaacggTTGCATTGTTTGTAACATGGGCCATTCAAATACCGAAATCGATATT AACAGCCTTAGAACCCCCGATTTGACGTGGGAAAAAGTGAGATCTCAAGTTGACCACGTAATATGGCCAGACGGTAAACGGATCATCTTATTAGCAGAAGGCAGATTAGTGAATTTGAGCTGCTCTAGTTTACCGTCATTCGTGGTTTCAATTACCTCCGCTACGCAAGCCTTAGCCTTAATAGAACTTTTTAATGCCCCTCCGGGACGGTATAAATCTGATGTTTATTTACTACCTAAGAAAATGG atGAATACGTGGCTAGTTTACATCTTCCTACGTTTGATGCCCATTTAACGGAATTAACTGATGAACAGGCAAAATATATGGGATTGAACAAGGCTGGCCCATTTAAACCCAATTATTATAG gTATTAA